The Ziziphus jujuba cultivar Dongzao chromosome 1, ASM3175591v1 genome segment ataaaaaaaatccaaatcaaaataaatattttatttctttatttatttcataaatcaAACATCCTgaatgtttttaaataattattaaataagatTTGTACTTTTCGAATTTGCTCAATGATATAGTCATGTTTAGATATAATATCGATCTACTAAAAATATCACttcttaaattataattttattatttaaaaataaattatacttaatgaagaaaataatttcagTAATTCAGGATCTCTATTAGGTtcgaataataaaataacaaaatttaggataatttatagttaaaaaaaactataacttaatatttaattatgtttttccTATCAAAAATTTACGTATTcatatttaagttttatttatttttcacctataaaataataacatatcaaaTTACTGCATAGATTATCATTGCTCTTATCCTTACACAGATTATAAAATTTCGGATActattaaaagaatttaaaatatatcaaatgtcATAAATTATCATTGCTCTTATCCTTACACATagattataaaattttagatactattaaaaaaattaaaaaataccatttaaaatatatatcaaatctgATGTGTTAATATTTCAATGGCTAACATAACCAACCTttagaaaagataaataaattattgtagatttatttaagtaattttaatattattcaaattttatatatttaaaaaataaataaaaatggggagtttagttttattttaatggAAGGAGGCAGATAAAAATTGTCTGTCTGTGTGCTGATTGGTAAGTATAAAGAGTGAAAACAAGGGACAGAGAGAGCAGAGAGACAGAAAGGCCGTGTGGGGTGGGTTGCTGGCGGTTTCAGCACAACAAAACCGGCGACGCCTATTGCCTTAAAACCATCCTAATTTCAttggaatatttttaatttttttttaattttttttaataccaacCCATGTTTCAATTCATCTGATTCAAAtgcttcttcttcatcaatttTCCAACAAACTTTTATAGATCTTCTTCTCCAGCGTtttgcatttctttttttcaggTGAGCTTTTCATGTTTACTTTTGCCTTTTTGTCTTGGTTGCTTTGTTAGTTTTTGTCTGGCTTCTAATTTGATTCAGGGAGTTGATACGTTTTGGCGTTTGCTTTGGCAAAACTGTGTGACAAGTATCTCTTTGGTATTCGTTTCAATTACCCTGTTGCTGATATTGGTTTTCTTGAGATTGTTGTTTTGCTTTCTGGGTGATCATCACTATTATCCATGGatcaagattttttatttttttccccccctcttTTGGCTGCTTTTTGTGTGTACTATATTGGACAATGAAATTAACTTTAGATGCCactattatgaatttttaattttgttaaaggGACAATATAATTTTCTATGAAGAGGCTCTTTATTGATTGAAAATGTCAATGCTTTTAGGAATTTGCAGTGCATAGTTGATTATAATTTTGTCAATTATAAAGATGGAGATATCAATGAGGAAGTCACTCTCAAAAGTAAAGCGAGGCGAATGGATTCATTGGAGGAGTGCATGAATAGTTTTGTGAATATAAGATACCTAGGAGGTTGAAGGGAAAATTTTATAGGTGTGCTATTAGGTTGGTTATGCTTTGTGATACAGAATAGAAGAAACAACATGGATATAAGACACGTCTCTCTTAACATGAATGTTAAGATGGATTTGTTGTGATACTCGAAGGATAGAACTAGGaacaaaaatattcttttagaaGTGCATATGGATGTGTCACTTGATGGTTTAGTAATGTTTATGGAGGATCTTAGACTGCAAGTGTATTGGATGATTGGTAGTACGGAGCAACAAGGGATCAAGGTGGATCAAAGCTAACATGAGTACAAGTAGGAACAGTTGGTAGTATGGTAAAGAGGATGATTGGAAAGCCAGGTCACTGAGGAAAGAACTCTCTGTCCAATTCTGTATATTTAGGAAGGAAGCTTTTGTTgtgtattataaaataaaaaggttatGCATGGGGTTACATACAACAAACTAGTATATTACCGGTACCGCTATTATTACCATTTATATCTAGAGAAGAATATAAGTAAATAGATTCTAAGCATTGAAAAGGTAATGACTTTAGGAAGAAGTCCTATAAGTACGATCTTTCATgctcatattttatttagtttgacAATTTAATAGAGTGGTTATCTAATTGTTTAAAtgttatggaaagatattgagttttaccaacaaaaaaaaaaaaaaaaaaaaggctttgatATGATGTATACTTTAGAATCTGACATGAGGACTCTAGCTCCTTTTGTATTTACTAGTCATGTTACATGTGCATTGGATTTGGTGATTAATGCTTTTTCCATTATGATTTAACTTAATGAATGTCATAATGAATctttaaactaattttgataTTCAATAAGACGTAACATTGGAAGTTGACCCTTATCTTCCAAAGTATTTCTTCACTATCATTATATGTCTTCACTATTGTTATATGCGTGTATAATTATGAACCCTGTGCTGTCatctaattaatttctatatctAGTTCTGTCTGGACAGTTGTGATATGTGTTTTAATTATGGAGTGTGTGCTTCCCATTTAGTTCATTTGTATATCTAGTTTGGTGTTGCTTTAATACAACATATTTTtaggaaataaatttttaattaagagcTCTTAGAATTGGTGTAGTTTTAAATCCTTCTTAGTAACACTGGCCAAcctatatttatgaaattgttattcCTATTTCTTcatggtattagagccttttATCTATGTGATCATACATTCAAATCTTGCTTATTcccatttttattaaattattgtgttgCATATGTAAGGCCCAATTTCTGTCTGGTCATTGGATGGGACTTCATGTGATGAGCATGGAAGGCCCAATTTCTATCACATTATTGGATCGATCAACATGGAATATTTATTGTCTTAgcacgatatatatatatatatatatatattcgggtCCACCTTATTTAAACTTAAGATTTTTCCTCTTTAGTAACGTCTTAACATGGCATGGTGAGCTTGGAAAAAGGAAATTATGTATGGatattatttgctttttaaCACCAGATAATTTATACTAATATGTAAATGTTCAtacattatttttatgaatgGAAGTGAGGAATGCTTTTTCTTCAGTATGTGtccttttttgtattttttttctgaatagGGTAACTCTATTAGGATTGATgttgaaatataatttaatgatGAGCACATATACGATGAAAGGAGGTTTAAAGTCTCATATATGAGGAGTAAAGTGCTATATGTAAAGGAACAAAGgctaaatttagaaaataaatgttCCAGTTATTGTAATCTCCAAAATTGTGGATGTGATTCTCTGTCCTCTAAAAGTatggatttgaaaaataatttatatgtttaaaCTGTCTTAGGCCCTGTTTGGGAATGATTTCTTAGGAAGCATTTCTGTTGGTGATAAGAGTGGTGTAATGTGTGAGTGGGCATGGGAATTGCTAGTATTTTCTCAtacacctctttttttttttttttttttttttttccgaggTTCAACTTTTTGTTTGCTGTTAATTTCTTATATAATCCATTAGAAGCAAAAAGTTTACAGAATCAGAGAAAAATATGTTGCCTGCATCTTATTCTGGTCATTTgaccaaacattttatttttatttttcattttggcaAGATTCTAGAAAGTTAATGCAGTGAGTGGAGGTTGCTCCGGCTATTAGAATGAAACTCATGTTTGAAGCATAAGAAAGTGAATCAGTGTCTTCATTTGGGACTTCAGAGTGACGTACACCAGATATTCAAAAGCTTGTTTTTCAGGTGAAAATTTTGACAAGAGTTCCCCTCCTAGTTATATTGAAGCTGCTCAATTCTGTGTTTTCTGACCGTGGAAAAAATCTTATGTGATTTGGGTGCAAAAATGTGGCAGATGTGTCCAAAATGCGACAATCAATCTCATGGTGACTGCAGAAAAGTTGAATCAATTACAGAGGATAAAGGCATTGCAGATTTTTCATGCTCTTTGGATTTTCGAAGTTCTTTTCAGCTATCAACTGTGAGTACAATGTCGGAAGGCTCTCTACATAATCTTGTGTATAAGCGCAGGAATTCGCGAGGGAACTCAGCTGCCATTCTTTCGGAACAGGTCCCAGACATCACAAGGAGAAGTGGTGATTGCTTTTCTGTTATTAGTTCTGATGCCCCTTTGGTTGCAACTGAGGATCAAAATCTTGGTCCTCAGTTTGAGCATAAAATTCAAGTCATTCAACCTCCTGTGCTGTCTCCTCTTTTATGCAATAGCATGCCCCATATTTCAAATTCAGAATTTGTTTCTGGATATTCGGTTGGTGAAGCAGTTGTTGACGAAGCACCTAAAAGTAGTGTGCAAAGAATTTTAGAGGTAGACAGTGCTTATGATAGTTGCTCATCATCAAAGTCAAATATCGAACATGTTTTATCTTCCATGAAGACTGAAATGGATGAAACTGGTGAGTGCTCCTCTTCTAGTGCTACCGTTAAGGAGGACATGCAAGAAGATCTGTCGGAAAAGGATTTCTGCATCTCTATTCTTAGAAGCCACGGGCTTATAGGAGGAGTTTGGGAAAGCAGGACTTGTGCTTCTGCTGAAAATATTGAAACTGGTAATGGTGACTTATGCTTCCGGTCATGCAAAATTTGTGGTCGTTCAGAAGCCACAACAAACTTGCTTATCTGTGATCATTGTGAAGAATCTTTTCACATGTCTTGCTGCAACCCCCGTATAAAGAAAATACCTACGGATGAATGGTTTTGTCATTCTTGCTTAAAAAAGaggtataaaaatttaaagaagacAGTAAAGGGAAAAGCACCACATATTGCCAGTGTGATGAGCGGTGCTAAAAATCTGTCATCTAAAGGTGAATCAAATGCTATAACGTTAATGCTGAGAGACACTGAGCCGTATACAACTGGTGTGCGAATTGGTAAAGGTTTTCAAGCAGAAGTTCCTGACTGGTCAGGTCCAATAAATAGGTGTGTTTATTCATGAATTCTTGtataaatataacttttttcttATCAGGTTTCCTGTTTTCTAGTCATAGGTAGTAAAGGTTGTTTTGACTAAACATACAGACGCAtacacatatttttcttttcccttttctgtcagttttcttcttcttatgttCTTAAGACCCATAAGTACTTTAAAGCATCAAGACATGAACTAATTAGAAATCCCCTACTTTTAATCTTTACAAATAAAGTTCATGGATCTTTTTTTTGGAAATGGTAGCTGAGATTGAATTAGACTTTGTCAGAATTTGGTGATTTTAGGAGTGAGTTTCTCATATTCTGCTAGTGGGTTGAAACAACTTGGGCTGAGATTAGGGAGTGCAGTAGTTAGTTAAAGCTAGAAATTTAATTTAACTAGAAATTTTATACTCTTTTGCTTGTCCTAGTTAATTGTGAAGAACCTTCTTTTCTGATTAGAAAAGACAAGTTTGTCTGTGTCTTCGCAGTCCTTTATTATGAAAGAACACTTATTTTTCATCATCTGCCTTGCTGATCCATTACTCCGACCTTTTGCTTTGTTACTTAtagcttcttttttattttgatttgatgCAGTAATGTTGACTACATTGGTGAACCTTTGGAAATGGATCCTATGGAGAGTATTAGTTTGCATGTAAGGCCTCATTCCAACTTGTCTATGGAATTTTGGGACTTTTTGAGAGAAGTTACACATCTTTACCTTGTAGGATCAGAATTCAAACAGTCCTTCTAAGCACAGCCCTATAAGCAATTGGCTTCAATGTCGTGAGGTTTTGGATGGTATTGGAGATGGTGTAAATGGAACGATCTGTGGAAAATGGCGCAGGTAAAGCAAAATATACTCTTTTATGTTGAATGGTCAAGGGcatgtagatttttttttttttttttttggggggtcaaAAAGGGCATGTAGATTGTATGAttgatattttgtaattttttaaaataagaaagagaACCTCTGAGAGTCTTGCTATTCTGAAGATGATATTGAACTTCCACCTTTTTTGTTGATTATTCTGAAGATGCATGACATTCTGGAAATTTCTACATGACAGGGCTCCTCTTTTTGAAACCCAAACTGATAAGTGGGAGTGCTTCTGCTCCATCCTCTGGGACCCATCACATGCCGATTGTGCTGTGCCTCAGGTAACATTCTTTTTACAGTCATCAGTCGTCTCTTTATCTGTGAATTTTATCTGGCCCTGTTAGACTGTAATGGAAATGCTCTTGGTAGAACTGTTGTTATTTATCAGGATATGAGTCGAATTGATCCCCCTCGTAAGATATTTTGTTCGAGATTGATGAAACTGACCTGCTAGCATTGAAATCAATATCCTAAATAACTTTCTAAAGCATCTGAACATTTTCCTGGATTTATGTtggaaatttatattattaagaGTTTACTTTGATTACATAATTATCCAATGCGTTGTTTTTGGCCAAGAAAATTACTGAACAGAAATGGTGCAGGGTTGAATTCATCTCATTTTGCAAAGTGTTTTCCAGTGTCGTGTAAAATGTGTTACACCTATGtagatagatatatagataaagAAGTATTCATTATTTTGTCAAGTAAATTCATCGTTGCTTTCTTTTCTATCATTAATTCTTGTCTTCTAATCCTCTTTTCTATCACTGTTTCTATTCTTATTGGTTTgctgttttatatttgcctcAGGAATTGGAAACGGATCAGGTGTTAAAGCAACTGAAGTATATTGAGATGGTATATCGCCCTGCTGAATAGTTCTTACTAGATAAACTAAGAGAATAAAACTAAGCATGCCATTTTTGTGAAACTTATTTGGGGAAACATCTATGCGTCATATGATTCTCCTAGGACCTGTTTGGGAGGCGGGACATAGGAATATTGGAAATTGATCTGAATATGAAATAGTGAATCCCAATTCTCTGTAGAAAACTATGAGTGGGAGCTGGCAATCCGGATCCTTCCAAAGTATCAGAGGCATCTTCCTTTCATATCGATTGGACTCCCTTTTATGAagcatctttcttttaacttgtGTGTCCCAAACGCCCATGTCTATGAAAATACTAGTATAAATTTTGCTTGGTTTAGGATCAGAATTTCTTCGTTTGGTTCATTGTATGTGTATGAACAATATGTTGTTTTGCTTTtctcgtttttgtttttttttgttttttttttttttccctccattGTGATGTTACTGTGTGGTGTAGCTGAGGCCACGCCTGACTGCTAGCCGGAAAAAGTGAAATCGCAGCAAAAGCGATGGCGTTTCAGAGAACCTTATAGTGGATGCAAAAAAGTACAGAGACTCTGAAATCGGGTGAGGAATTGTTGAAATGTTTGTCACAGTTTTTACACAAGGTGTACATTCAAGCCACACAAATCCAATGAGCtatatttcattatagtttACTAGATTGTAATAGTTTAGatgaaaattttccattataatacatatataagcACTGGCTTTTTTGCTTCCAGTTTTCAGGTTAAACTGAATTATGTGTCATTGTTGATTAGAGCTCTctcctcatctttttttttgttaaactcTTAAAGCCATTGGTTTTTGATGAAATTTGGTTTGTTACATGTGAACTGAAACACAGATTTGACATTCCCTTCCAAATTATTGTTCATTTGTAAATATGCAAGTATTGGCTGGTCTATCTTATATCATTCAGTTGTGTTCAATGAATTATGAACTGTAAAATTGTTCCTGAGATTAATAATGTATTTGAGAAACTTTTAGAAATTGGTTGAcagaacttttttttgtttttatgttttatgttcaaaacccaccaaaaaacgaaaaactaaaattataaaattatgttaTAAATTTTAGAGTGAGGATTAAATTTTGAACGGCGGCGGATCTGAATTTGGCgttacaaaattacaaaattgggCCACATAAGTTTTTTAGATCCAAAGACATTGTTCATTACTTATTTGTAAACAATCACATTAGTCTTAGTTTaaagcaccaaaaaaaattaaaaaaaaaatgacattagtcttaatttctttttataaattagaattaaaaattaattaataaaatactttctatccaaaattaaaatattatataatatatgtccatgataattattctttaataacatttatagttaaacaattaaataaattaagggcaaaaaattaaaaacaaagttGAGTGTTAAACGTTGGAATAAGCACTATGCAGTCCAAAATATATGATTCTcaattattcacccaaaaaaaattgtatgattCTCAATTCCAAAAAAAGTTCTTATAATCCTACTTATGTATGggatttcaatatttattatatttagctttttaacatttgtttttgtcaataataaatatatttaatttttaaatatgattaaattatttatatttttatatgatctAAATTCATAAAGTGTGGacaaattcttaaaattttgagATTACAAGTTTTCCTATATCTACCTAAATGATACATAGTGAACGTGATTGATTATAATGTGATAAAGATGggatatcaattttttatctttttctttttctttttctttttttgtttttaataagtGTTTGTTATATTCTCGAGTGAGAGTTATGATTGAGTAATTAACAATCAAGTTATTAGCCTGTTGTTtggctattatatatatatagatataatatctaaaaataattatttttgacttttatttagaagttttcttaaaattggttttggtttttaatatttgtcGATGAGATATGCACTCATAAAGgctaaacaaacaaaataaataaaaattcttagaaaagaattaaaaaaaaaaaaacaacgaagaattaaaaattcaatatattctaAACATGAATTGCATGTCCATATGTTTTTTAattggctcttttttttttcttttttttttctttttttaattgtatccTCTCTGAATTGAAATTGATTATCATCTTCCTTCTTTGAAGTTATTCGTTAGTAAAATTTACTCATAATTacgcatttaaaaaaaaagcaaccattccaaggaaaattaaattaaatccaTTGGAACTCCTTTAAACACTTTGGAATTAGAtgacatttaaatttatggtatttacaaaattgaattaaattttgattcctTTTCGTTAAATTCTACGGGACCTCCTTGAGAACCTATATGCCTAACAGgctaaatattttgttattagtattacacaaaaaaaaaaaaaaaaatgtgttagTAATCATAATAAAAAGTTTCCACCAACAATAGTAACATTTGTGataagtaattttaataaattttttattattccaaaaatataatttttttattgaaaaaaaaaatttcgagtGTCCAAACCAA includes the following:
- the LOC107428388 gene encoding uncharacterized protein LOC107428388 isoform X1, whose translation is MWQMCPKCDNQSHGDCRKVESITEDKGIADFSCSLDFRSSFQLSTVSTMSEGSLHNLVYKRRNSRGNSAAILSEQVPDITRRSGDCFSVISSDAPLVATEDQNLGPQFEHKIQVIQPPVLSPLLCNSMPHISNSEFVSGYSVGEAVVDEAPKSSVQRILEVDSAYDSCSSSKSNIEHVLSSMKTEMDETGECSSSSATVKEDMQEDLSEKDFCISILRSHGLIGGVWESRTCASAENIETGNGDLCFRSCKICGRSEATTNLLICDHCEESFHMSCCNPRIKKIPTDEWFCHSCLKKRYKNLKKTVKGKAPHIASVMSGAKNLSSKGESNAITLMLRDTEPYTTGVRIGKGFQAEVPDWSGPINSNVDYIGEPLEMDPMESISLHDQNSNSPSKHSPISNWLQCREVLDGIGDGVNGTICGKWRRAPLFETQTDKWECFCSILWDPSHADCAVPQELETDQVLKQLKYIEMLRPRLTASRKK
- the LOC107428388 gene encoding uncharacterized protein LOC107428388 isoform X2, which encodes MWQMCPKCDNQSHGDCRKVESITEDKGIADFSCSLDFRSSFQLSTVSTMSEGSLHNLVYKRRNSRGNSAAILSEQVPDITRRSGDCFSVISSDAPLVATEDQNLGPQFEHKIQVIQPPVLSPLLCNSMPHISNSEFVSGYSVGEAVVDEAPKSSVQRILEVDSAYDSCSSSKSNIEHVLSSMKTEMDETGECSSSSATVKEDMQEDLSEKDFCISILRSHGLIGGVWESRTCASAENIETGNGDLCFRSCKICGRSEATTNLLICDHCEESFHMSCCNPRIKKIPTDEWFCHSCLKKRYKNLKKTVKGKAPHIASVMSGAKNLSSKGESNAITLMLRDTEPYTTGVRIGKGFQAEVPDWSGPINSNVDYIGEPLEMDPMESISLHNSNSPSKHSPISNWLQCREVLDGIGDGVNGTICGKWRRAPLFETQTDKWECFCSILWDPSHADCAVPQELETDQVLKQLKYIEMLRPRLTASRKK
- the LOC107428388 gene encoding uncharacterized protein LOC107428388 isoform X3, whose amino-acid sequence is MCPKCDNQSHGDCRKVESITEDKGIADFSCSLDFRSSFQLSTVSTMSEGSLHNLVYKRRNSRGNSAAILSEQVPDITRRSGDCFSVISSDAPLVATEDQNLGPQFEHKIQVIQPPVLSPLLCNSMPHISNSEFVSGYSVGEAVVDEAPKSSVQRILEVDSAYDSCSSSKSNIEHVLSSMKTEMDETGECSSSSATVKEDMQEDLSEKDFCISILRSHGLIGGVWESRTCASAENIETGNGDLCFRSCKICGRSEATTNLLICDHCEESFHMSCCNPRIKKIPTDEWFCHSCLKKRYKNLKKTVKGKAPHIASVMSGAKNLSSKGESNAITLMLRDTEPYTTGVRIGKGFQAEVPDWSGPINSNVDYIGEPLEMDPMESISLHDQNSNSPSKHSPISNWLQCREVLDGIGDGVNGTICGKWRRAPLFETQTDKWECFCSILWDPSHADCAVPQELETDQVLKQLKYIEMLRPRLTASRKK